Proteins from a genomic interval of Watersipora subatra chromosome 10, tzWatSuba1.1, whole genome shotgun sequence:
- the LOC137407268 gene encoding uncharacterized protein, translated as MNLESTGAVEAFQIINLESTGVVETFQIINLESTGVVETFQIINLVSTGVVETFQIINLVSTGVVETFQIINLVSTGVVEAFQIINLESTGVVEAFQIINLESTGVVEAFQIMNLESTGVVETFQIMNLVSTGVVDISDYQSGVNRCGRDISDYQPGVNRCGRDISDYQPGVNRCGRSISDYQPGVNRCGRSISDYQPGVNRCGRSISDYESGVNSTAKQSKESVVSGVPKSARLHINDVKKFKAGNFFPHFMVVSEQQNQPRHAKGSSSPTPLQSFTTINH; from the exons atgaaCCTAGAGTCAACAGGTGCGGTAGAAGCATTTCAGATTATCAACCTGGAGTCAACAGGTGTAGTAGAGACATTTCAGATAATCAACCTGGAGTCAACAG GTGTGGTAGAGACATTTCAGATTATCAACCTGGTGTCAACAGGTGTGGTAGAGACATTTCAGATTATCAACCTGGTGTCAACAGGTGTGGTAGAGACATTTCAGATTATCAACCTGGTGTCAACAGGTGTGGTAGAAGCATTTCAGATTATCAACCTGGAGTCAACAGGTGTGGTAGAAGCATTTCAGATTATCAACCTGGAGTCAACAGGTGTGGTAGAAGCATTTCAGATTATGAATCTGGAGTCAACAGGTGTGGTAGAGACATTTCAGATTATGAACCTGGTGTCAACAGGTGTGGTAGACATTTCAGATTATCAATCTGGTGTCAACAGGTGTGGTAGAGACATTTCAGATTATCAACCTGGTGTCAACAGGTGTGGTAGAGACATTTCAGATTATCAACCTGGTGTCAACAGGTGTGGTAGAAGCATTTCAGATTATCAACCTGGAGTCAACAGGTGTGGTAGAAGCATTTCAGATTATCAACCTGGAGTCAACAGGTGTGGTAGAAGCATTTCAGATTATGAATCTGGAGTCAACAG CACTGCCAAGCAGAGCAAGGAGAGTGTCGTATCAGGTGTACCAAAATCGGCTAGACTACATATCAATGATGTGAAGAAGTTCAAGGCTGGCAACTTTTTTCCTCATTTTATGGTTGTATCAGAACAACAGAACCAACCACGGCATGCGAAAGGATCGAGCAGTCCAACTCCTCTTCAGAGTTTTACTACAATAAACCACTAG